In Nocardia sp. NBC_00403, the DNA window CCCATCTCGCCCCGCGCTTGTCGCTGATCCGCATCGCCACCGGCAGGGATGCCTCCGACGCCGCGTTCCTCGACAATCACGGCGGCGAGGTCTATGTGAGCAATATGCAGGTGAGCGCCACCATCGACGGCTACCTGCCCTTCGACAACGGCACCGCCCCTGTCACGCTCTGGTGAGCATGGACCGGGCGGTCGGTGCCGCTGCCCGTGATCCGGCACTCTGCCGAGGCCGGATTCGGTGTTACCGTCGACATGTGCCGAAACGCGATATTCAACATCGAGTGGTGACGGCTTTTCAACGGCGGATCGGCAATCCGATCCTGCGCAGGCTGCCGAGTCAGCAGCTGCTCGAGACCACCGGCCGGGTGAGCGGTCAGCCGCGCAGCACGCCGATCGGTGGACGGCGGATCGGCACCGAATTCTGGCTCGTTTCGGAATTCGGCCAACGCTCCCAGTACATCCGGAATATCAACGCGAACAACCGAGTCCGAGTGCGCCTGCACGGCCGGTGGCACACCGGCACCGCGCACCTTCTGCCCGAGGACAACGCCCACGCCCGCCTGCGCCAGCTGCCGAAAGTCAACAGCTCGGCCGTCCGATTGGTCGGCACCGACCTGCTGACCGTCCGTATCGATCTGGACGACTGAGGTCGAAAAGTATGGCTTGACGGGCCGGAGCCAGCAGGTGTCGAGGTGTGGGTGTTTCGACCGCTCGGAAGGTCGATGCTCCAGCGTCGAACATCGCGGTTGAGCGGGTGATCCACACCACTTGCGCGGGGAGTCGCGGCTGCCGGAGCTTGTTCCGAACCTCGGGTAAGTAACCGGATCCTGAAGTGCGGTCCGAGTGCGGACAATTTGCTGACACGATGGTTGGCATGATCCGTGCGTTGAGTTCCCGCTGGACCGTGTTCGTACCGCTTCTTGCTGCCGCTGCGCTGGCCCTGACCTGGGGGCGAAGTCTGTATTCGGTGGGTGTGATCATCGTGGTCGCGGCGTTGATTGGTGCGGTTCTCGCGGCGGTGCGGCACGCTGAGGTGGTTGCGCATCGGGTGGGCGAGCCGTTCGGATCGCTGGTGCTGGCGGTCGCGGTGACGGTGATCGAGGTGGCGCTGATCGTCACGCTGATGAGTTCGGGCGGCGAGAAGACCGCCTCACTTGCGCGCGACACGGTGTTCGCGGCCGTGATGATCACCTGCAACGGGATCTTCGGTCTGTCGCTGTTGGTCGGCGCGCTGCGCAGGCGGGTCGCGGTGTTCAACGCCGAGGGCACCGGTGCGGCGCTGGCCACGGTGGCGACGCTGGCCACGCTCAGTCTGGTTTTGCCGACGTTCACCACGAGCAAGCCGGGTCCGGAGTTCTCGACCGCTCAGCTGGCGTTCGCCGCGGTGGCCTCGCTGGCGCTGTACGGGTTGTTCGTCATGGTGCAGACGGTGCGTCATCCCGACGACTTCCTGCCGGTCGAGGGCGACGGCGTGGTCACCGACGACGACGTCTGTGACGAGCGGCCGTCGGT includes these proteins:
- a CDS encoding nitroreductase/quinone reductase family protein, with the translated sequence MTAFQRRIGNPILRRLPSQQLLETTGRVSGQPRSTPIGGRRIGTEFWLVSEFGQRSQYIRNINANNRVRVRLHGRWHTGTAHLLPEDNAHARLRQLPKVNSSAVRLVGTDLLTVRIDLDD
- a CDS encoding calcium:proton antiporter, with translation MIRALSSRWTVFVPLLAAAALALTWGRSLYSVGVIIVVAALIGAVLAAVRHAEVVAHRVGEPFGSLVLAVAVTVIEVALIVTLMSSGGEKTASLARDTVFAAVMITCNGIFGLSLLVGALRRRVAVFNAEGTGAALATVATLATLSLVLPTFTTSKPGPEFSTAQLAFAAVASLALYGLFVMVQTVRHPDDFLPVEGDGVVTDDDVCDERPSVRVTLISLALLLVSLIGVVGLAKVVSPSIESTVASAGLPQSAVGVVIALLVLLPETLAAVRAARRDQVQISLNLALGSAMASIGLTIPAIALASIWLEGPLVLGLGATQMVLLGLTVVVGVLTVVPGRATLLQGGVHLALFSAFVFLAASP